CTCGACGATGGTGCCCGTCTCGTCGGTGCGGACCACGACGTTGCAGGGTAGCAGCAGGCCGATCTGTCGGTCGACCTCCAGTGCGCGGTGCGCCAGCGGCGGGTTGCACGCGCCCAGGATCAGGTACTCCTCCATCTCCTCGCCGAGCTTCTCGCGCAGGGTGGCCTGCACGTCGATCTCGGTCAACACCCCGAACCCTTGCTCCGTCAACGCTGCGCGGGTCCGTTCGACCGCCTCCTGGAAAGAAGCGTCGAGTCGGACGGTCAGTCCGATGTCCATGGCCTCACCTCCACCGATCATTATACCCATAGGGGTATAGTGACTGCGGGAATGTCGCTCCGCCGGTCGGCGTTGCACATACCCGATAGGGTATCGAGGTGAGGAGGTACAGGTGGCGACCGTCGAGCTGACCACGGAGAACTTCGACGACACCGTGCGCGGTCCGGGCATCGTGCTGGTGGACTTCTGGGCGGCGTGGTGCGGTCCGTGCCGGATGTTCGGTCCCGTCTTCGCGCGGGCGTCGGAGCAGCACACCGACCTCACGTTCGGCAAGGTGGACACCGAGGCGCAACCGGTGTTGGCGCGGGCGTACGGGATCAGCTCGATCCCGACGTTGATGGCGGTGCGCGACGGCGTGGTGCTCTACGCCGAGCCGGGCGCGCTTCCGGCGCCGATGCTGGAAGAGTTGATCGAGAAGGGCCGCGCGGTGGACATGGACCAGGTGCGCGGCGCGCTCCGGCAACAGGCGCAGGCGTCATGACGACCGGGCGGTGCTGCGGGCCCGTGGCGTACCCGAGGAGGTCCCGGTGGAACTGAGCGAGAATGTCATCGGCGACGTGCTGAAGAGGTTGCGGCGCGCGCACGGGCAGATCGGCGGCGTCATCGCGATGATCGAGTCCGGTCGCGACTGCAAGGACGTCCTCGTGCAGTTGGCGGCCGTCTCCCGCGCCCTCGACCGCGCCGGATTCAAGATCATCGCCAGCGGGTTGGCGCAGTGCGTCGCGGACGCGGAATCCGACGCGGAACGGGCGGCGGCGGACCGGGCCCGGCTGGAGAAGCTCTTCCTGGCCCTGGCCTGAGCCCGCGGACAAGGTCCTGGTCATCTGAGCCGCAGGTCGGGGACTTTGGACCCTGTGCGGGTGGGCGACCGGCGGACGACGATGAGAGAGCCTGCA
The window above is part of the Streptosporangiales bacterium genome. Proteins encoded here:
- a CDS encoding DUF302 domain-containing protein translates to MDIGLTVRLDASFQEAVERTRAALTEQGFGVLTEIDVQATLREKLGEEMEEYLILGACNPPLAHRALEVDRQIGLLLPCNVVVRTDETGTIVEALDPNVMVETTGEQALTPIATEAAQRLRAALDALAH
- a CDS encoding thiol reductase thioredoxin; this encodes MATVELTTENFDDTVRGPGIVLVDFWAAWCGPCRMFGPVFARASEQHTDLTFGKVDTEAQPVLARAYGISSIPTLMAVRDGVVLYAEPGALPAPMLEELIEKGRAVDMDQVRGALRQQAQAS
- a CDS encoding metal-sensing transcriptional repressor, whose amino-acid sequence is MELSENVIGDVLKRLRRAHGQIGGVIAMIESGRDCKDVLVQLAAVSRALDRAGFKIIASGLAQCVADAESDAERAAADRARLEKLFLALA